A part of Carettochelys insculpta isolate YL-2023 chromosome 1, ASM3395843v1, whole genome shotgun sequence genomic DNA contains:
- the APOLD1 gene encoding apolipoprotein L domain-containing protein 1, with translation MERNSITFPPALDPTRHFQMSLLNQRSRLRGQIRTLRQIAHHISKLRRRSLIANITGSSLSAVGAITAIVGLSLSPATLGASLLASAVGLGVASAGGAVSVTSDLSLVLSNSRELRRVQEIAVNCQNQMKEILSCLEFLHRGQGPMDPMLLQSEKNASISLYNSLCFMVFYGSRNFLVPEYTREVTKVSQAVLTAKIQKLAENLESCTRAMDELCELLESRAEPSSNTRNPSSGARIILKPQRHSS, from the coding sequence ATGGAGAGAAACAGTATAACCTTTCCTCCAGCACTTGATCCTACTCGCCACTTTCAAATGTCACTGCTGAATCAGAGAAGCAGACTGCGTGGGCAGATCAGGACTCTTCGCCAGATTGCACATCACATCAGCAAGCTGCGCAGGCGATCCCTGATCGCAAATATCACTGGCAGTTCTCTGAGCGCAGTGGGAGCAATCACAGCCATCGTAGGGCTGTCCTTGAGCCCTGCCACTTTAGGGGCATCTCTCCTGGCTTCTGCTGTGGGTCTGGGCGTAGCTTCTGCCGGAGGAGCTGTCAGTGTCACTTCCGATCTCTCCTTAGTGCTCTCTAACTCCAGGGAACTGAGACGGGTGCAGGAGATTGCTGTGAACTGTCAGAACCAGATGAAGGAAATCCTGAGCTGCCTAGAATTCCTCCATCGCGGACAGGGCCCAATGGACCCCATGTTGCTCCAGTCTGAGAAAAACGCTTCCATCTCACTGTACAATTCCCTCTGCTTCATGGTGTTCTATGGTTCACGCAACTTCCTTGTGCCAGAGTACACGAGGGAGGTCACAAAGGTGAGCCAAGCCGTGCTAACAGCAAAAATCCAGAAGCTGGCTGAAAACCTCGAGTCCTGCACCAGGGCAATGGACGAACTCTGTGAACTCTTGGAGTCCAGAGCAGAACCTTCCTCCAACACTAGAAACCCCAGCTCAGGTGCTAGGATCATTCTCAAACCCCAGCGACACTCCAGCTGA